One window from the genome of Variovorax sp. PAMC26660 encodes:
- a CDS encoding M55 family metallopeptidase — protein MKVLISTDIEGVAGVYHHEQTRQGNPEYERARLLMAHEANAAIAGAFDAGATEVLVNDSHGGFRNMPPDVLDARARVVQGKPRYLSMVAGVEEGVDAVCMVGYHSRAQGRGILAHTINGFAFAGIWFGDQELGEAGVYGALAGEYGAPVVMGSGDDMFIAENRPLFPHATFVQTKRATGYYSGVSLSPEQSRHAIRAGVEEALAARANALPLVFKGPLVVTLRCQSPGLADLFCQWPNFERVDGVNLRFTAETVEAAVRMLNCCSAMSTMLR, from the coding sequence ATGAAAGTCCTGATCTCCACCGACATCGAAGGCGTTGCCGGCGTCTATCACCATGAGCAGACGCGTCAGGGCAACCCGGAATACGAACGCGCCCGGCTGCTGATGGCGCACGAGGCCAACGCGGCCATCGCGGGTGCCTTCGACGCCGGCGCCACCGAGGTGCTGGTGAACGACTCGCACGGCGGCTTTCGCAACATGCCGCCCGACGTGCTCGATGCGCGTGCGCGCGTGGTGCAGGGCAAGCCGCGCTACCTGAGCATGGTGGCGGGCGTGGAAGAAGGCGTGGACGCGGTCTGCATGGTGGGCTACCACTCGCGCGCGCAGGGGCGCGGCATCCTCGCGCACACGATCAACGGCTTTGCCTTTGCCGGCATCTGGTTCGGCGATCAGGAGCTGGGCGAAGCCGGCGTCTACGGCGCGCTGGCCGGCGAGTACGGCGCGCCAGTGGTGATGGGCAGCGGCGACGACATGTTCATCGCCGAGAACCGGCCGCTCTTTCCGCACGCGACCTTCGTGCAGACCAAGCGCGCCACGGGGTACTACAGCGGCGTGTCGCTCTCGCCCGAGCAGTCGCGCCATGCGATTCGCGCAGGCGTCGAAGAAGCGCTGGCCGCGCGCGCAAACGCACTGCCGTTGGTGTTCAAGGGCCCGCTGGTGGTCACGCTGCGTTGCCAGTCGCCGGGGCTGGCCGACCTGTTCTGCCAATGGCCGAACTTCGAGCGCGTCGATGGCGTGAACCTGCGCTTCACCGCCGAGACGGTCGAAGCGGCCGTGCGCATGCTGAACTGCTGCTCGGCGATGTCGACGATGCTGCGCTGA
- a CDS encoding P1 family peptidase has product MPSTTLPFIGHLLQGERNTITDVAGVTVGHQTLSDGDVQTGVTVIRPHAGDPFRDKVPAAAVVLNGFGKSVGLVQLAELGVLETPIALTNTFSVGTVGTAQIRQCAAANPETGRALPTVNPLVFECNDGFLNDIQRMAVTEADYLHAFDSAAADFAQGSVGAGRGMSSFQLKGGIGSASRRVSSRDGGLHTVGALVLANYGRQPQMLLAGHAVGERLAAMQASRNAAASGEPEKGSIIIVVATDAPLDARQLRRLALRAGAGLARTGSVFGHGSGDIVLAFSTAYTVPDRVERPMPAVAMLHDGLLDGLFQAAADSTEQAILHALWRATPVTGRDGNHRAALGDLLPASSLSPLA; this is encoded by the coding sequence ATGCCCTCCACCACCCTGCCCTTCATCGGCCACCTGCTCCAGGGCGAGCGCAACACCATCACCGACGTTGCGGGCGTCACGGTCGGCCACCAGACACTGAGCGATGGCGATGTGCAAACTGGCGTGACGGTCATCCGCCCGCATGCCGGCGATCCGTTCCGCGACAAGGTGCCGGCGGCTGCGGTGGTGCTCAACGGGTTCGGCAAGAGCGTGGGGCTGGTGCAGCTCGCTGAACTCGGCGTGCTCGAAACGCCGATCGCGCTGACCAATACTTTCTCGGTCGGCACCGTGGGCACGGCACAGATCCGCCAGTGCGCTGCCGCCAACCCCGAGACCGGACGGGCGCTGCCCACGGTCAATCCGCTGGTCTTCGAGTGCAACGATGGCTTTCTGAACGACATCCAGCGGATGGCGGTGACGGAGGCCGACTACCTGCATGCCTTCGACAGCGCCGCCGCCGACTTCGCGCAGGGCTCGGTCGGCGCGGGGCGCGGCATGTCGAGCTTTCAGCTCAAGGGCGGCATCGGCAGCGCTTCGCGCCGCGTGTCGTCGCGCGATGGCGGGCTGCACACGGTCGGTGCGCTGGTGCTGGCCAACTACGGGCGCCAACCGCAGATGCTGCTGGCGGGTCATGCGGTCGGCGAGCGGCTGGCGGCGATGCAGGCATCGCGCAACGCCGCGGCTTCAGGCGAACCCGAGAAGGGCTCGATCATCATCGTCGTGGCCACTGACGCGCCGCTCGATGCGCGGCAACTGCGCCGGCTTGCACTGCGCGCAGGCGCGGGACTGGCCCGCACGGGCTCGGTCTTCGGCCATGGCAGCGGCGACATCGTGCTGGCTTTTTCGACCGCCTACACCGTGCCCGACCGTGTCGAACGGCCGATGCCGGCCGTGGCGATGCTGCACGACGGCCTGCTCGATGGGCTGTTCCAGGCTGCGGCCGACAGCACCGAGCAGGCTATTCTTCATGCGCTGTGGCGCGCGACGCCCGTCACGGGCCGCGACGGCAACCACCGCGCCGCGCTCGGCGATTTGCTGCCGGCGTCTTCCCTTTCACCCCTCGCCTGA
- the gsiD gene encoding glutathione ABC transporter permease GsiD, which translates to MTQASGVPAESIVPLSPVAVVQTAGKVRTPWGECWRRFKKQPLGIVAAIFVLLLVLIAVFSPWIVPFDPENFFDYDMLNSGPSATHWFGVDPLGRDIFSRILAGTRISLAAGFLSVLVGGFIGTAFGLLAGYYEGWWDRIVMRISDVLFAFPGILLALGVVAILGSSMTNVVVAVSVFSVPAFARLVRGNTLVLKQQTYIEAERSIGASDWTIIVRHILPGTISSIVVYFSMRVGTSIITAASLSFLGMGAQPPTPEWGAMLNEARADMVTSPHVALFPSLAIFFTVLAFNLLGDALRDALDPKIDRQ; encoded by the coding sequence ATGACGCAAGCTTCCGGCGTGCCTGCCGAATCCATCGTTCCACTGTCCCCCGTTGCCGTGGTGCAAACCGCGGGCAAGGTCCGCACGCCCTGGGGCGAATGCTGGCGCCGCTTCAAGAAGCAGCCGCTGGGCATCGTGGCGGCCATCTTCGTGCTGTTGCTGGTGCTCATCGCGGTGTTCTCGCCGTGGATCGTGCCCTTCGATCCGGAGAACTTCTTCGACTACGACATGCTGAACAGCGGGCCTTCGGCCACGCACTGGTTCGGCGTCGATCCGCTGGGCCGCGACATCTTCAGCCGCATCCTGGCGGGCACGCGCATCTCGCTGGCGGCCGGCTTCCTGTCTGTGCTGGTGGGCGGCTTCATCGGCACGGCCTTCGGCCTGCTCGCGGGCTACTACGAAGGCTGGTGGGACCGCATCGTCATGCGCATCTCGGACGTGCTGTTCGCCTTCCCCGGCATCCTGCTGGCGCTGGGCGTGGTGGCCATCCTGGGCAGCAGCATGACCAACGTGGTGGTGGCGGTGTCGGTGTTCAGCGTGCCGGCGTTCGCGCGGCTCGTGCGCGGCAACACGCTGGTGCTCAAGCAGCAGACCTACATCGAGGCCGAGCGCAGCATCGGCGCGTCGGACTGGACCATCATCGTGCGGCACATCCTGCCTGGCACCATCTCTTCGATCGTGGTGTATTTCTCGATGCGCGTGGGCACCTCGATCATCACGGCGGCCAGCCTTTCGTTCCTGGGCATGGGCGCGCAGCCGCCAACGCCCGAGTGGGGCGCGATGCTCAACGAGGCGCGCGCCGACATGGTGACCTCGCCGCACGTGGCGCTGTTCCCCAGCCTGGCGATCTTCTTCACCGTGCTCGCCTTCAACCTGCTGGGCGACGCCCTGCGCGACGCGCTCGATCCGAAGATCGACCGCCAGTAA
- the gsiC gene encoding glutathione ABC transporter permease GsiC has translation MLNYFLKRLLGLIPTLLIVAVLVFLFVHMLPGDPARLAAGQDADEQTVAMVRQELGLDKPLPQQFVSFFAHMVQGDFGTSIRTRRPVSTEIAERFFPTVMLTITSMVWAVIFGMGIGIVSAVYRNKWPDRLGMTLAVSGISFPAFALGMLLMQIFSVQLGWLPTVGAATWKHYILPSITLGAAVAAVMARFTRASFVEVIQEDFVRTARAKGVHETSVVFKHTLRNALIPVVTMMGLQFGFLLGGSILVEAVFNWPGLGRLLVDAVQMRDYPVIQTLVLLFSLEFILINLVVDVLYGYINPTIRYK, from the coding sequence ATGCTGAATTACTTCCTCAAACGACTGTTGGGCCTGATCCCGACACTGCTCATCGTGGCAGTGCTGGTGTTCCTGTTCGTCCACATGCTCCCCGGCGACCCGGCGCGCCTTGCCGCCGGACAGGACGCCGACGAGCAGACCGTGGCCATGGTGCGCCAGGAACTGGGCCTCGACAAGCCGCTGCCACAGCAGTTCGTGAGCTTCTTCGCCCACATGGTGCAAGGCGACTTCGGCACCTCGATCCGCACGCGGCGGCCGGTGTCGACGGAGATTGCCGAGCGCTTCTTCCCGACGGTGATGCTGACCATCACCAGCATGGTGTGGGCCGTGATCTTCGGCATGGGGATCGGCATCGTGTCGGCGGTGTACCGCAACAAATGGCCCGACCGGCTGGGCATGACGCTCGCCGTGTCCGGCATCTCATTCCCGGCATTTGCCCTGGGCATGCTGCTGATGCAGATCTTCTCGGTCCAGCTCGGCTGGCTGCCCACCGTGGGCGCCGCCACCTGGAAGCACTACATCCTGCCCTCGATCACGCTGGGCGCGGCCGTGGCCGCCGTGATGGCGCGCTTCACGCGTGCGTCCTTCGTCGAGGTGATCCAGGAAGACTTCGTGCGCACCGCGCGTGCCAAGGGCGTGCACGAAACCAGCGTGGTGTTCAAGCACACGCTGCGCAACGCGCTGATTCCGGTGGTCACGATGATGGGCCTGCAGTTCGGCTTTCTGCTGGGCGGCTCGATCCTGGTCGAAGCGGTCTTCAACTGGCCGGGCCTGGGCCGCCTGCTGGTGGACGCGGTGCAGATGCGCGACTACCCCGTCATCCAGACGCTGGTGCTGCTGTTCTCGCTCGAATTCATCCTGATCAATCTCGTGGTCGATGTGCTGTACGGCTACATCAACCCGACCATCCGCTACAAGTGA
- the gsiB gene encoding glutathione ABC transporter substrate-binding protein GsiB: MKPSSSSLRWASALLGLAAIAASGTALAAKDVVLAIGWQPETLDPYNTNTTITTAVTKTFYEGLFQFDKDLKVQNVLAESYDVSKDGLVYTIKLRTGVKFHDGTDFNAEAVKVTLDRVLNQDNKLLRYNQFNRVGKVEAVNPSTVRITLKEPFGPFINSLAHASAAMISPTALKKWGNKDIAFHPVGTGPFEFVEWKQTDAVKAKKFDGYWKKGYPKVDNLQWKPVLENNTRAAMLQTGEADFAFPIPYEQAELLKKSDKLEVVASPSIITRFLAFNMLQKPYDNPKVREAIGYAINKEALAKVAFGGYAFPAQGVMPQGVKFAEKMAPIPYDVKKAKELLAEAGYPNGFESVLWSAYNNTTSQKTIQFVQQQLAQVGIKLQVQALEVGQRTELVDAWPDAKTAKVRMYYTGWSSSTGEADWGLRPLFASESWAPKLNNMSFYKSDVVDAALAKALITVDDKEKAALYKTAQDEIRKDLPRVPLVTEQNLSAHAKRLSGVFVIPDGNINIDAIAVSN, from the coding sequence ATGAAGCCATCTTCTTCCTCCCTGCGATGGGCATCCGCACTGCTGGGCCTGGCCGCCATTGCCGCATCGGGCACGGCGCTGGCCGCGAAAGACGTGGTGCTGGCCATCGGCTGGCAGCCGGAAACGCTGGACCCGTACAACACCAACACCACCATCACCACGGCCGTGACCAAGACCTTCTATGAAGGCCTGTTCCAGTTCGACAAGGACCTGAAGGTGCAGAACGTGCTCGCCGAGAGCTACGACGTGTCCAAGGACGGCCTGGTCTACACCATCAAGCTGCGCACCGGCGTCAAGTTCCACGACGGCACCGACTTCAATGCAGAAGCCGTGAAGGTCACGCTCGACCGCGTGCTCAATCAAGACAACAAGCTGCTGCGCTACAACCAGTTCAACCGTGTTGGCAAGGTCGAGGCGGTGAACCCCAGCACCGTGCGCATCACGCTGAAGGAGCCCTTCGGCCCCTTCATCAACTCGCTGGCCCACGCATCGGCCGCGATGATTTCGCCGACCGCGCTGAAGAAGTGGGGCAACAAGGACATCGCTTTCCACCCCGTCGGCACCGGCCCCTTCGAGTTCGTCGAGTGGAAGCAGACCGACGCCGTCAAGGCCAAGAAGTTCGACGGCTACTGGAAGAAGGGCTACCCGAAGGTCGACAACCTGCAATGGAAGCCGGTGCTCGAGAACAACACGCGCGCCGCCATGCTGCAGACCGGCGAAGCCGACTTCGCCTTCCCGATTCCCTACGAGCAGGCCGAGCTGCTGAAGAAGAGCGACAAGCTCGAAGTGGTGGCCTCGCCGTCGATCATCACGCGCTTCCTGGCATTCAACATGCTGCAAAAGCCCTATGACAACCCGAAGGTGCGCGAAGCCATCGGCTATGCCATCAACAAGGAAGCGCTAGCGAAGGTCGCGTTCGGCGGCTATGCCTTCCCCGCGCAAGGCGTGATGCCGCAGGGCGTGAAGTTCGCCGAGAAGATGGCGCCCATTCCCTACGACGTGAAGAAGGCCAAGGAACTGCTGGCCGAAGCCGGCTACCCCAACGGCTTCGAGTCGGTGCTGTGGAGCGCCTACAACAACACGACCAGCCAGAAGACCATCCAGTTCGTGCAGCAACAGCTCGCGCAAGTGGGCATCAAGCTGCAGGTGCAGGCGCTCGAAGTGGGCCAGCGCACCGAGCTGGTCGATGCATGGCCCGATGCGAAGACGGCCAAGGTGCGCATGTACTACACGGGCTGGTCGTCGTCGACCGGTGAAGCCGACTGGGGCCTGCGTCCGCTGTTCGCGTCCGAGTCGTGGGCGCCCAAGCTGAACAACATGTCGTTCTACAAGAGCGATGTGGTGGATGCTGCGCTCGCCAAGGCGCTGATCACCGTGGACGACAAGGAAAAGGCCGCGCTGTACAAGACCGCGCAGGACGAAATCCGCAAGGACCTGCCGCGCGTGCCGCTGGTCACCGAGCAGAACCTGTCGGCACACGCCAAGCGCCTGTCGGGTGTGTTCGTGATACCTGACGGCAACATCAACATCGACGCCATCGCGGTGTCGAACTGA